In a genomic window of Penaeus vannamei isolate JL-2024 chromosome 38, ASM4276789v1, whole genome shotgun sequence:
- the LOC113818979 gene encoding esterase FE4 isoform X1, whose translation MRFLVSAVLLWLSAAAAAEEETVSVQLLQGVIEGSRSEAKGGKSFYSFQGIPYAEPPVGSLRFKDPLPAGAWEGVRNGSVAPPACPQPFYPLKTSEDCLFLNVFTPRAYKSDLPVMVWFLPGAFVVGSMEIYRPEYLVAKDVVYVTVQSRLGILGYLSTGDSELPGNLGLKDQTLALKWVQDNIHALGGDPDKVTIFGQNAGGASVHYHILSPMSKGLFKRAIMQSGTALCSWSVREDHRDIAGQIGSILDCPGATENPNSSDLVDCLKKVPADQLTAALLKMPTPYVMGPRVDGEFLPDHPATLVREGRYNRVDIIAGKTRDEGALNVRTFLKDGVVDAMIKSFGTIGPYMMGLNVWDDNIDFIGRLIFHRYMGPIEFDMSKVHTLVKLIGDCYFNMCTMDAIENHARDTAFGNRVYAYELQHRGQHTFTDLYMGPTPDWILNDVSHMDDLQYLFDFKYLNISLSKEEDFFVSRIMVDLWTNFAATGDPTPDMSMGFKWTPTEVSKTSYLGITSSPTMKVVEDRQDLEFWRNLPKKMNKLLYPERFHN comes from the exons ATGCGGTTCCTGGTGTCAGCTGTCCTGCTGTGGCTGAGCGCAGCCGCCGCAGCGGAAGAGGAAACGGTCTCGGTGCAGCTCCTGCAGGGCGTCATCGAAGGCAGCAGGTCCGAGGCCAAGGGAGGGAAGTCCTTCTACAGCTTCCAGGGCATTCCCTACGCCGAGCCTCCCGTCGGGAGTCTGAGGTTCAAG gaccCTTTGCCTGCCGGGGCGTGGGAGGGCGTGAGGAACGGCTCCGTCGCCCCGCCCGCGTGTCCGCAGCCGTTCTACCCGTTGAAGACCAGCGAAGACTGCCTGTTTCTCAATGTGTTTACACCTCGG GCCTACAAGTCGGACCTCCCCGTCATGGTGTGGTTTTTACCCGGAGCTTTTGTGGTGGGTAGCATGGAGATTTACCGACCAGAGTACTTGGTTGCTAAGGACGTGGTGTATGTCACCGTTCAGAGCCGTCTCGGAATCCTGG GATACCTTTCGACTGGGGACTCTGAGCTCCCGGGCAATCTAGGGCTGAAGGACCAGACATTGGCCCTCAAGTGGGTTCAGGACAACATTCATGCCCTTGGCGGTGACCCAGACAAGGTCACCATCTTTGGACAGAACGCGGGAGGCGCGTCGGTGCACTACCACATTTTGTCTCCAATGTCGAAAG GTTTGTTCAAGCGAGCCATCATGCAGTCAGGAACAGCTCTGTGCTCTTGGTCAGTTCGGGAGGACCATAGGGACATAGCAGGTCAGATCGGTAGCATCTTGGACTGTCCTGGAGCGACAGAGAATCCGAATTCTTCAGACCTTGTTGACTGCCTGAAGAAGGTCCCTGCTGATCAGCTGACCGCTGCGCTTCTCAAAATG CCAACCCCCTACGTGATGGGCCCCCGCGTGGACGGAGAGTTCCTCCCGGACCATCCCGCCACGCTGGTCAGGGAAGGCCGCTACAACCGTGTCGACATCATCGCCGGCAAGACACGAGACGAAGGCGCGCTTAATGTCCGAA CGTTCTTGAAAGATGGCGTAGTGGACGCTATGATAAAGAGCTTCGGCACAATAGGCCCCTATATGATGGGATTAAATGTTTGGGACGACAACATTGACTTCATTGGCCGCCTCATCTTCCACCGTTACATGGGTCCCATTGAGTTTGACATGAGCAAGGTCCACACCCTGGTCAAG CTCATTGGTGACTGTTACTTCAATATGTGCACCATGGATGCTATAGAAAACCATGCAAGAGATACCGCCTTTGGCAATCGAGTCTACGCCTACGAGTTGCAGCATCGTGGACAACATACCTTCACTGACCTTTACATGGGACCTACACCTGATTGGATATTGAATG atGTAAGCCACATGGACGATTTGCAGTACCTGTTCGACTTTAAATATCTCAACATCAGCCTGAGTAAGGAAGAGGATTTCTTCGTGTCTCGGATCATGGTAGACCTCTGGACCAACTTTGCCGCCACTGG CGACCCGACGCCAGACATGTCAATGGGTTTCAAATGGACACCGACAGAGGTCTCGAAGACTTCTTACCTCGGAATCACCTCTTCCCCAACTATGAAGGTGGTCGAAGATCGCCAG GACTTAGAATTCTGGAGGAATTTACCGAAGAAGATGAACAAGTTGCTGTACCCAGAGCGTTTTCACAATTAA
- the LOC113818979 gene encoding esterase FE4 isoform X2, with amino-acid sequence MDLNRVEMRFLVSAVLLWLSAAAAAEEETVSVQLLQGVIEGSRSEAKGGKSFYSFQGIPYAEPPVGSLRFKDPLPAGAWEGVRNGSVAPPACPQPFYPLKTSEDCLFLNVFTPRAYKSDLPVMVWFLPGAFVVGSMEIYRPEYLVAKDVVYVTVQSRLGILGYLSTGDSELPGNLGLKDQTLALKWVQDNIHALGGDPDKVTIFGQNAGGASVHYHILSPMSKGLFKRAIMQSGTALCSWSVREDHRDIAGQIGSILDCPGATENPNSSDLVDCLKKVPADQLTAALLKMPTPYVMGPRVDGEFLPDHPATLVREGRYNRVDIIAGKTRDEGALNVRTFLKDGVVDAMIKSFGTIGPYMMGLNVWDDNIDFIGRLIFHRYMGPIEFDMSKVHTLVKLIGDCYFNMCTMDAIENHARDTAFGNRVYAYELQHRGQHTFTDLYMGPTPDWILNDVSHMDDLQYLFDFKYLNISLSKEEDFFVSRIMVDLWTNFAATGDPTPDMSMGFKWTPTEVSKTSYLGITSSPTMKVVEDRQDLEFWRNLPKKMNKLLYPERFHN; translated from the exons atggacCTTAACAG GGTCGAGATGCGGTTCCTGGTGTCAGCTGTCCTGCTGTGGCTGAGCGCAGCCGCCGCAGCGGAAGAGGAAACGGTCTCGGTGCAGCTCCTGCAGGGCGTCATCGAAGGCAGCAGGTCCGAGGCCAAGGGAGGGAAGTCCTTCTACAGCTTCCAGGGCATTCCCTACGCCGAGCCTCCCGTCGGGAGTCTGAGGTTCAAG gaccCTTTGCCTGCCGGGGCGTGGGAGGGCGTGAGGAACGGCTCCGTCGCCCCGCCCGCGTGTCCGCAGCCGTTCTACCCGTTGAAGACCAGCGAAGACTGCCTGTTTCTCAATGTGTTTACACCTCGG GCCTACAAGTCGGACCTCCCCGTCATGGTGTGGTTTTTACCCGGAGCTTTTGTGGTGGGTAGCATGGAGATTTACCGACCAGAGTACTTGGTTGCTAAGGACGTGGTGTATGTCACCGTTCAGAGCCGTCTCGGAATCCTGG GATACCTTTCGACTGGGGACTCTGAGCTCCCGGGCAATCTAGGGCTGAAGGACCAGACATTGGCCCTCAAGTGGGTTCAGGACAACATTCATGCCCTTGGCGGTGACCCAGACAAGGTCACCATCTTTGGACAGAACGCGGGAGGCGCGTCGGTGCACTACCACATTTTGTCTCCAATGTCGAAAG GTTTGTTCAAGCGAGCCATCATGCAGTCAGGAACAGCTCTGTGCTCTTGGTCAGTTCGGGAGGACCATAGGGACATAGCAGGTCAGATCGGTAGCATCTTGGACTGTCCTGGAGCGACAGAGAATCCGAATTCTTCAGACCTTGTTGACTGCCTGAAGAAGGTCCCTGCTGATCAGCTGACCGCTGCGCTTCTCAAAATG CCAACCCCCTACGTGATGGGCCCCCGCGTGGACGGAGAGTTCCTCCCGGACCATCCCGCCACGCTGGTCAGGGAAGGCCGCTACAACCGTGTCGACATCATCGCCGGCAAGACACGAGACGAAGGCGCGCTTAATGTCCGAA CGTTCTTGAAAGATGGCGTAGTGGACGCTATGATAAAGAGCTTCGGCACAATAGGCCCCTATATGATGGGATTAAATGTTTGGGACGACAACATTGACTTCATTGGCCGCCTCATCTTCCACCGTTACATGGGTCCCATTGAGTTTGACATGAGCAAGGTCCACACCCTGGTCAAG CTCATTGGTGACTGTTACTTCAATATGTGCACCATGGATGCTATAGAAAACCATGCAAGAGATACCGCCTTTGGCAATCGAGTCTACGCCTACGAGTTGCAGCATCGTGGACAACATACCTTCACTGACCTTTACATGGGACCTACACCTGATTGGATATTGAATG atGTAAGCCACATGGACGATTTGCAGTACCTGTTCGACTTTAAATATCTCAACATCAGCCTGAGTAAGGAAGAGGATTTCTTCGTGTCTCGGATCATGGTAGACCTCTGGACCAACTTTGCCGCCACTGG CGACCCGACGCCAGACATGTCAATGGGTTTCAAATGGACACCGACAGAGGTCTCGAAGACTTCTTACCTCGGAATCACCTCTTCCCCAACTATGAAGGTGGTCGAAGATCGCCAG GACTTAGAATTCTGGAGGAATTTACCGAAGAAGATGAACAAGTTGCTGTACCCAGAGCGTTTTCACAATTAA